A stretch of the Ornithodoros turicata isolate Travis chromosome 4, ASM3712646v1, whole genome shotgun sequence genome encodes the following:
- the LOC135391037 gene encoding uncharacterized protein LOC135391037, with protein sequence MPVLLSRIGQIGMLEKRKTAEARQDSTMGLPMARIPALFLGLLACGLVLLLSLNTIAPPSQSYRKATHNRIHTVTGHEGDTDEPTFFCDISRAECPKVNSRPKTGWHGGIPGLPDLHLYSAHLDTRVELRGRARHFARVLGVVREKEMDRLRFFCQLWYTDIPHPIIVEATRREIWDARWDGGHSPTYYHPYLFSCPIPSNVSNFIAQGPVNVSLSLEPCACPSHILSLPRLSQKPRRGFAVCVKGLDFPQDISVRLVEWIEMQYLLGADTVFFYVLDVHPKVDLILRFYRRFRNLNFVKLRLPGRDEPNAPIRRRNYLAKNSWQKRRHELIPYNDCYYRHVSTHNFVLLVDTDEVVVPRRRDSWQQLIDGVVRERPNVLSKYASLAVPNVYFFSQFGSEHLDRTDTTQLRLMTHVTRSANFTRPGFAVKSFFTWNGSLAVFNHYSLVPLYSRLQHTALLSSDIVRLHHYKDACPRDMDTECDNNFFKYTVRDESLWRFRDKLLLKIDETRISLKKLFLVMI encoded by the exons ATGCCTGTGCTGCTGTCACGTATTGGCCAGATCGGGATGCT agagaaaagaaaaactgcagAAGCGCGACAGGACAGCACGATGGGCCTGCCCATGGCCCGAATACCAGCCCTCTTCTTGGGTCTGCTCGCCTGTGGGCTTGTCCTACTGCTGTCCCTGAACACCATCGCTCCACCGTCGCAGTCGTACAGGAAGGCCACCCACAACCGTATCCACACGGTCACGGGGCACGAAGGGGACACCGACGAGCCCACGTTTTTCTGCGACATAAGCCGTGCGGAATGCCCCAAGGTGAACTCGAGGCCCAAGACTGGCTGGCACGGCGGAATTCCGGGACTGCCCGACCTGCACCTCTACTCGGCCCACCTGGACACGCGGGTCGAGCTGCGCGGCCGAGCACGTCACTTTGCCAGGGTGTTGGGAGTCGTCCGAGAGAAAGAGATGGACCGACTGAGGTTCTTCTGCCAGCTTTG GTACACCGACATTCCTCATCCAATCATCGTGGAAGCCACTCGCAGAGAAATCTGGGACGCCCGATGGGACGGCGGTCACTCGCCAACATATTACCATCCCTATCTGTTCTCTTGTCCCATACCATCCAACGTGTCAAACTTCATTGCACAGGGACCTGTGAACGTCAGTCTTTCTCTAGAGCCATGCGCTTGTCCATCCCACATCCTTTCGCTGCCCCGTCTGTCGCAGAAGCCTCGGAGAGGTTTCGCCGTCTGCGTAAAGGGACTCGATTTTCCTCAAGACATCTCGGTCCGCCTCGTCGAGTGGATAGAGATGCAGTACCTCCTCGGAGCCGACACCGTATTCTTCTATGTGCTCGACGTCCACCCGAAAGTCGATCTCATCTTACGGTTCTATCGTCGTTTTCGCAACCTCAACTTTGTCAAGCTCAGGCTGCCCGGAAGGGACGAGCCCAACGCGCCGATCAGACGACGAAATTATCTCGCGAAAAACTCGTGGCAAAAGCGCCGGCACGAGCTGATTCCGTACAACGACTGTTACTACAGGCACGTTTCGACGCATAACTTCGTGCTGCTCGTCGACACCGACGAAGTCGTCGTGCCGAGGAGACGCGACAGCTGGCAACAGCTCATCGACGGCGTCGTCCGGGAACGGCCCAACGTACTGTCGAAGTACGCGTCGTTGGCGGTGCCCAACGTGTATTTTTTCTCGCAGTTTGGCAGCGAGCATCTCGACCGTACGGATACGACTCAGTTGCGTCTGATGACCCACGTGACTCGTTCTGCGAACTTTACGCGGCCGGGTTTTGCAGTGAAGAGCTTCTTTACGTGGAACGGTTCGCTGGCGGTGTTCAACCACTACAGTTTAGTGCCACTGTATTCGAGACTTCAGCACACAGCGCTGTTAAGTAGTGATATCGTCAGGCTGCACCATTACAAAGATGCGTGTCCACGTGATATGGATACTGAATGTGATAACAATTTCTTCAAGTATACCGTTCGGGATGAGAGCTTGTGGAGGTTCAGAGACAAGTTATTGCTCAAGATTGACGAAACTAGGATAAGCTTGAAAAAGTTGTTTTTAGTGATGATATGA
- the LOC135391040 gene encoding U1 small nuclear ribonucleoprotein A-like, protein MMDIRPNHTIYINNLNEKVKKEELKKSLYAIFSQFGQILDIVALKTLKMRGQAFVVFKDINSATNALRSMQGFPFYDKPMRIQYSKTDSDAIAKLKGTFQERAKKHEGEQAPKKSKKKKTQHAAAPQLIGAPAMGMPQMMPQMMMMPGPVMMGPMGAVPEQPPNQILFLTNLPEETNEMMLSMLFNQFPGFKEVRLVPGRHDIAFVEFENEIQSSAAKEALQGFKITPTHAMKITFAKK, encoded by the exons ATGATGGATATACGACCAAACCACACCATCTACATAAACAACCTCAATGAAAAAGTAAAGAAAGAAG AACTGAAAAAGTCGCTCTATGCGATATTTTCACAGTTTGGCCAGATATTGGATATCGTTGCCTTAAAAACACTCAAGATGAGGGGCCAAGCCTTTGTTGTGTTTAAGGACATCAACAGCGCCACAAATGCCCTGAGGTCGATGCAAGGATTTCCTTTCTATGACAAACCCATG CGTATCCAGTACTCGAAAACAGATTCTGACGCCATAGCTAAGCTTAAAGGCACATTCCAAGAACGAGCAAAGAAACATGAGGGTGAACAGGCTCCGAAGAagtcaaagaagaagaagacccAACACGCAGCAGCTCCCCAGTTGATCGGAGCACCTGCCATGGGCATGCCGCAGATGATGccgcagatgatgatgatgcccggCCCTGTTATGATGGGACCAATGGGAGCTGTCCCTGAACAACCACCCAACCAGATTCTCTTCCTTACCAACCTGCCTGAGGAGACAAACGAGATGATGCTTTCTATGCTTTTCAACCA GTTCCCGGGCTTCAAGGAAGTCCGTTTGGTACCTGGGCGGCACGACATCGCTTTTGTGGAATTCGAAAACGAGATCCAGTCATCAGCTGCCAAGGAAGCACTGCAGGGATTCAAGATCACACCCACACACGCCATGAAGATCACATTTGCCAAGAAGTAG
- the LOC135391039 gene encoding vacuolar protein sorting-associated protein 26B-like, protein MAFFGLGQSAEIDIVLSGTENRKQAEIKTEDGKKEKHFLYYDGESVLGKVNISLRKPGSKLEHQGIKIEFVGQIELYYDRGNHHEFASLVKELARPGELLQSTSYSFEFINVEKPYESYTGSNVRLRYFLRVTIVRRLTDVVKEMDLVVHTLSCYPEINSSIKMEVGIEDCLHIEFEYNKSKYHLRDVIVGKIYFLLVRIKIKHMEIAIIKRETTGSGPNIFNENETIAKYEIMDGAPVRGESIPIRLFLAGYDLAPTMKDINKKFSVRYYLNLVLVDEEERRYFKQQEIILWRKSEKNLRKPIQQPDQPLEGAK, encoded by the exons ATG GCTTTCTTCGGTTTAGGTCAGAGCGCAGAAATCGACATAGTACTAAGTGGGACCGAAAACAGAAAACAAGCAGAAATAAAAACGGAAGATGGGAAAAAAGAGAAGCACTTCTTGTACTACGATGGTGAATCGGTCTTAGGAAAA GTCAATATCTCACTCAGAAAACCAGGCTCAAAACTGGAACATCAAGGCATCAAAATAGAATTTGTTGGTCAGATTG AGTTGTATTACGACCGTGGAAATCATCACGAGTTTGCTTCCCTGGTGAAAGAACTGGCTCGTCCTGGCGAACTCTTACAGAGCACCAGCTACAGCTTTGAGTTTATAAACGTAGAAAAGCCCTATGAGTCCTACACTGGTTCTAATGTGCGGTTAAG GTATTTTCTGAGAGTGACAATTGTGCGCCGCCTGACTGACGTCGTGAAGGAGATGGACCTCGTAGTGCACACCTTGTCATGTTATCCTGAAATCAACTCTTCAATCAAGATGGAGGTAGGCATCGAGGACTGCCTCCACATCGAATTTGAATACAACAAATCCAA ATATCACCTGAGAGACGTCATAGTGGGTAAGATCTACTTCCTTCTGGTACGCATCAAGATCAAGCACATGGAGATTGCCATCATAAAGCGAGAAACGACAGGCTCTGGGCCCAACATATTCAACGAAAATGAGACTATCGCCAAGTACGAGATCATGGATGGGGCACCCGTGCGAG GTGAATCAATTCCAATCCGCCTGTTCCTAGCGGGCTACGACCTTGCACCCACCATGAAGGACATCAACAAGAAGTTTTCGGTGCGGTATTACCTAAACCTCGTGCTTGTTGATGAAGAGGAGAGAAGATATTTCAAGCAGCAG GAAATTATCTTGTGGAGGAAGAGTGAGAAGAACCTCCGCAAACCAATCCAGCAGCCAGACCAGCCCTTAGAAGGTGCCAAATAG